One segment of Acidimicrobiales bacterium DNA contains the following:
- a CDS encoding flavin reductase family protein, with translation MGEDPEARADYDKLRRRVLWTFPSGLYVVGSRHGDRRNGMTTNWVSQVSFEPKLVAVGIEKPALTHELVERGGAFSVCTVARDDRAIVRKFTKPVEVDTGAMTLNGFPFHDGVTGVPILDQSPAYVECEVRQAVDCGGHTLFLGEVVEALFQAAEDTEVLRMEDTRMSYGG, from the coding sequence GTGGGGGAGGACCCCGAGGCCCGGGCCGACTACGACAAGCTGCGCCGCCGGGTGCTGTGGACGTTCCCGTCGGGGCTCTACGTGGTCGGCTCCCGCCACGGCGACCGCCGCAACGGCATGACCACCAACTGGGTCAGCCAGGTCAGCTTCGAGCCCAAGCTGGTGGCGGTGGGCATCGAGAAGCCGGCCCTGACCCACGAGCTGGTGGAGCGGGGCGGCGCCTTCAGCGTGTGCACCGTGGCCCGCGACGACCGGGCCATCGTCCGCAAGTTCACCAAGCCGGTCGAGGTCGACACCGGGGCCATGACCCTCAACGGCTTCCCGTTCCACGACGGCGTCACCGGCGTGCCGATCCTGGACCAGAGCCCCGCCTACGTGGAGTGCGAGGTGCGCCAGGCCGTGGACTGCGGCGGCCACACCCTGTTCCTGGGCGAGGTGGTCGAGGCCCTCTTCCAGGCCGCCGAGGACACCGAGGTGCTCCGCATGGAGGACACCCGCATGTCCTACGGCGGCTGA